Below is a genomic region from Neisseria arctica.
CGATACTTATTCGAGGCCGTCTGAAACATTACTCTTGGATTCAGACGGTAGGTTTTCAGGCAAGGCAGCCGAGTTATTCTGAATATTTGCCTCAGGCAAAACCATTCCCAAGGAAATAACATACTTCAACGCATCGTCTACACTCATATCCAATTCACGGATATCGGTGCGCTTTACCATAATGTAATAACCACCGGTCGGATTAGGTGTTGTCGGCACGTATACGGATACATATTCCTCACCATGTCCCAAAGCCTGTTGCACAGCGGTAGGTATATTTCCCGATACAAACGCCAAAGTCCAAATATTAGGTTGCGGGAAAGGCACCAATACTGGTGTTTTAAACGATTGGCGAGAATCCGAAAGCAACGATTCGGATACTTTTTTCACACTCGAATAAATTGATTTCACTACCGGAATCCG
It encodes:
- a CDS encoding DUF502 domain-containing protein, with product MVKNSAESGGISKALKKYLITGVLVWLPIAVTVWVITYIVSASDQLINLLPQHWQPKHFLGFNIPGLGVIVAVVVLFVTGLFGANVLGKRIIAAWDALLGRIPVVKSIYSSVKKVSESLLSDSRQSFKTPVLVPFPQPNIWTLAFVSGNIPTAVQQALGHGEEYVSVYVPTTPNPTGGYYIMVKRTDIRELDMSVDDALKYVISLGMVLPEANIQNNSAALPENLPSESKSNVSDGLE